In the genome of Halapricum salinum, one region contains:
- a CDS encoding asparagine synthase C-terminal domain-containing protein encodes MHGSSPDIVRSAVERGDALPGTNGFAGQVDDYLVRDVIGRYPLFVDDEGWAFDPADLDDPSSFPAGHIRTDDGFERWCDLPDPSLADPDEGVAAVRSALERSFATVDTEGLAVAFSGGVDSALVAAALDVPLYVAGFPDSHDVEAARSGSELLDKELTVIEVTHDDIERAVPEIVAATGRTNAMDVQIALALYLVGERVASDGFDRLAVGQGADELFGGYAKVAKAPDDPRTEADTVRGATREVIETLPDQLERDVLTLRAAGVEPVAPLLHDAVVEAALGLPGELLVDGDTRKVALREAAWRWLPEELATREKKAVQYGSLVSRELDRLARQAGFKRRIDDHVTKYVESLVE; translated from the coding sequence GCCCTGCCCGGAACGAACGGCTTTGCCGGTCAGGTCGACGACTATCTCGTCCGGGACGTCATCGGGCGCTATCCGCTGTTCGTCGACGACGAGGGCTGGGCGTTCGATCCCGCCGACCTCGACGATCCGTCGTCGTTCCCGGCCGGACACATCCGGACCGACGATGGTTTCGAACGCTGGTGTGATCTCCCGGACCCCTCGCTTGCCGACCCTGACGAGGGCGTCGCGGCTGTCCGCTCGGCGCTAGAACGCTCGTTCGCGACGGTCGACACCGAAGGGCTAGCCGTCGCTTTTTCCGGTGGCGTGGACTCCGCACTGGTCGCCGCCGCCCTCGACGTCCCGCTGTACGTCGCCGGGTTCCCTGACAGCCACGATGTCGAGGCTGCACGATCAGGTTCCGAACTGCTCGATAAGGAGTTGACTGTCATCGAAGTAACTCACGACGACATCGAGCGTGCAGTCCCGGAGATCGTCGCCGCCACGGGACGGACGAACGCGATGGATGTCCAGATCGCGCTCGCGCTGTATCTGGTCGGCGAGCGCGTCGCCAGCGACGGGTTCGACCGACTCGCAGTGGGCCAGGGCGCGGACGAACTGTTCGGCGGCTACGCCAAGGTCGCGAAAGCGCCTGACGACCCTCGGACCGAGGCCGATACTGTTCGGGGAGCCACCCGCGAGGTGATCGAGACGTTGCCCGACCAACTGGAGCGTGACGTGCTGACGTTGCGGGCGGCGGGCGTCGAGCCCGTCGCGCCGCTGCTCCACGACGCCGTCGTCGAGGCCGCGCTCGGCCTGCCCGGGGAGTTGCTCGTCGACGGCGACACCCGGAAGGTCGCCCTCCGGGAGGCGGCCTGGCGCTGGCTCCCCGAGGAGCTGGCCACTCGTGAGAAGAAGGCCGTCCAGTACGGGAGCCTGGTCTCTCGGGAACTCGATCGACTGGCCCGCCAGGCCGGCTTCAAGCGCCGGATTGACGATCACGTCACCAAGTACGTGGAATCACTGGTAGAGTGA
- a CDS encoding GNAT family N-acetyltransferase, with the protein MEVTIRDADPEDETGLRILRGQALKAAFQDEYDRKTVGDLVATVDDDLSAWIDNDRSRVLVAETEITPVSYGVLDREHGELLSILTSPDYQREGFATQLLDRLETHAREHDVETLTATAPDVSRAFFEDLGFESVGDGEWYGLDAVVFEKLL; encoded by the coding sequence ATGGAGGTCACGATCCGCGACGCCGACCCCGAGGACGAGACAGGCCTGCGAATCCTCCGCGGACAGGCGCTCAAGGCTGCGTTTCAGGACGAGTACGACCGCAAGACCGTCGGCGACCTCGTCGCGACTGTCGACGACGACCTTTCAGCGTGGATCGACAACGACAGGTCTCGCGTGCTCGTCGCCGAGACCGAGATCACGCCCGTCTCGTACGGAGTTCTCGACCGCGAACATGGTGAACTACTGTCGATACTCACGAGCCCGGACTATCAGCGCGAAGGCTTCGCGACACAGCTACTCGACCGGCTCGAAACTCACGCGCGCGAACACGATGTCGAGACGCTGACCGCGACCGCGCCCGACGTGAGTCGGGCATTCTTCGAGGATCTGGGGTTCGAATCCGTCGGGGACGGAGAGTGGTATGGACTGGACGCAGTCGTCTTCGAGAAACTGCTGTGA
- a CDS encoding acetyl-CoA carboxylase biotin carboxylase subunit produces MFEKVLVANRGEIAVRVMRACEELGIETVAVYSDADKHAGHVRYADEAYNVGPARAADSYLDQDAIVEAAQKADADAIHPGYGFLAENADFAAKVQQADGITWVGPDSDAMESLGEKTKARKIMDSADVPIVPGTTDPVEDPEEVIEFGEEHGFPVAIKAEGGGGGRGMKIVESAAEAEEQLESAKREGEAYFSNDSVYLERYLDGPRHIEVQILADQHDNVRHLGERDCSLQRRHQKVIEEGPSPAIDDEMREQIGEAARRGVREADYTNAGTVEFLVSGDEFYFLEVNTRIQVEHTVTEEITGIDIVKWQLRVAAGGEIEFAQDDVEVEGHAMEFRINAENAANQFAPQTGTLDTYDPPGGIGVRVDDALRQCDRIGGDYDSMVAKLIVEATDREECLARSRRALAEFDIEGLVTIVPFHRLMLEDETFCAGEHTTDYLDEHFDRARIDEAQERWGSEPSSEDGSEEAVEREFTVEVNGKRFDVTLEDRGGLTVPAGGETTSGGGSESSAGPRRQERESESADGVPGEGEEVTADMQGTILSVDVAEGDEVASGDVLCVLEAMKMENDVVAPRGGTVEHVAVSEGDSVDMGETLFVIG; encoded by the coding sequence ATGTTCGAGAAGGTCCTCGTCGCGAACCGTGGCGAGATCGCCGTGCGCGTGATGCGTGCCTGCGAAGAACTGGGGATCGAGACCGTCGCCGTCTACTCGGACGCCGACAAACACGCGGGGCACGTCCGCTACGCCGACGAAGCCTACAACGTCGGCCCGGCCCGCGCCGCCGACTCCTATCTCGATCAGGACGCCATCGTCGAGGCAGCCCAGAAAGCCGACGCCGACGCGATCCACCCCGGCTACGGCTTCCTCGCGGAAAACGCCGACTTCGCCGCCAAAGTCCAGCAAGCGGACGGGATCACGTGGGTTGGCCCCGACAGCGACGCGATGGAATCGCTCGGCGAGAAGACCAAAGCCCGCAAGATCATGGACAGCGCGGACGTGCCCATCGTCCCCGGGACGACCGACCCCGTCGAGGATCCCGAAGAGGTGATCGAGTTCGGCGAGGAACACGGCTTTCCAGTGGCGATCAAGGCCGAGGGCGGCGGTGGCGGCCGCGGGATGAAGATCGTCGAGAGCGCCGCGGAGGCCGAAGAACAACTGGAAAGCGCCAAACGCGAGGGCGAGGCGTACTTCAGCAACGACTCGGTCTACCTCGAACGCTACCTCGACGGGCCGCGACACATCGAGGTCCAGATTCTGGCGGATCAGCACGACAACGTCCGCCACCTCGGCGAGCGTGACTGTTCGCTCCAGCGTCGCCACCAGAAAGTGATCGAAGAAGGACCGAGTCCGGCCATCGACGACGAGATGCGCGAGCAGATCGGCGAAGCAGCGAGGCGGGGCGTCCGCGAAGCCGACTACACCAACGCCGGCACCGTGGAGTTTCTCGTCTCCGGCGACGAGTTCTACTTCCTCGAAGTCAACACGCGCATCCAAGTCGAGCACACCGTCACCGAGGAGATCACGGGCATCGACATCGTGAAGTGGCAGTTACGTGTGGCGGCAGGCGGGGAGATCGAGTTCGCACAGGACGACGTCGAGGTCGAGGGGCACGCCATGGAGTTCCGGATCAACGCCGAGAACGCCGCCAACCAGTTCGCGCCCCAGACCGGCACCCTCGACACCTACGACCCGCCGGGCGGGATCGGCGTGCGGGTCGACGACGCGCTGCGCCAGTGCGATCGGATCGGCGGCGACTACGACTCGATGGTCGCGAAGTTGATCGTCGAGGCCACCGACCGCGAGGAGTGTCTCGCGCGCTCCCGTCGCGCCCTCGCGGAGTTCGACATCGAGGGACTCGTCACGATCGTCCCGTTCCACAGGCTGATGCTCGAAGACGAGACCTTCTGTGCGGGCGAGCACACGACTGACTACCTCGACGAGCACTTCGACCGCGCGCGGATCGACGAGGCCCAGGAGCGCTGGGGGAGCGAGCCGAGCAGCGAAGACGGAAGCGAAGAGGCCGTCGAACGCGAATTCACAGTCGAAGTCAACGGGAAGCGCTTCGACGTGACTCTCGAAGACCGCGGCGGGCTGACGGTCCCCGCAGGCGGCGAAACTACCAGCGGCGGGGGGAGCGAGTCCTCCGCGGGCCCGCGCCGCCAGGAGAGAGAGTCGGAGAGTGCCGACGGCGTCCCCGGCGAGGGCGAGGAAGTAACCGCGGACATGCAGGGGACCATCCTCAGCGTCGACGTGGCCGAAGGCGACGAGGTCGCGAGCGGAGACGTTCTCTGTGTGCTCGAAGCGATGAAGATGGAGAACGACGTGGTGGCTCCGCGTGGCGGGACGGTCGAGCACGTCGCCGTCAGCGAGGGCGACAGCGTCGACATGGGTGAGACGCTGTTCGTGATCGGCTGA
- the gltB gene encoding glutamate synthase large subunit → MKRTVDGATENGLYDPSGQKANCGVGVVLDLSGDREHEIIEDGLDLLENLDHRGARGAEPNTGDGAGILIQKPHDFFTDEVDGLGEFDDYGVGVVFFPKDEPSEELRDLIEEAADEEGFDVTAWRDVPTNNESLGETARATEPDVKQFFVEPQADLEAEEIDSGLYILRRVIENRVEDQRPAGSDRFYICSLDRRKTVYKGLLTNAQVREYYPELGDERVVSRLAFVHSRFSTNTLGAWELAHPYRNIIHNGEINTLRGNLNWMQAREAELESPEFGDEIDKLKPITDEDQSDTAVVDNVLELLVEGGRSMPHALRMLVPEAWEQDDQLSADREDWYRYHSTINEPWDGPALIAYTDGYKVGAVLDRNGLRPCRYVVTEDDRLVMASETGALEVEEDNVVHKDRLQPGQMFYADPDEGGIVSDDDIFDRLTDEKYGEWLDEHEVHLEDLDGGTEETPTYVDDEITAYQRAFGYTLDHVERLVEPMAEKGKDPVGAMGNDTPLAVLSSRNKTLFTYFKQLFAQVSNPPIDYIREETVTSLEQHVGHQRNLLGETPEHCRQLYLESPILTRQQQAKVTDIDRNGITAETIDITYEKGTDLETAVDEIREEAAAAVENGTEMLVLSDRNTGPDRVPIPSLLATGGVHHHLVREGLRTRTGLVVESGQPCAVHHFCTLVGYGADAVTPYLAYETIENLVHEDIVDEEIDDALEHYRHAIEDGIQKVMSKMGISTLESYKGAQIFEAVGLDSDFVEEYFRGTENRTEGIGLEELEHDVLERHEYGFEAQISGSLHLDQGGELNWRRDGEFHQWNPSTIGTLQDATQNDDYEAYKEFASMINDQEERLQTLRGLLDFDTEERESIPIEEVQPVEEITQRFFSGSMSFGSLSKEAHETLAAGMNRVGGFAGTGEGGEPVERFGTERECANKQVASGRFGVTSYYLANAEMLEIKMAQGSKPGEGGHLPGEKVNEIIADTRSTTPGVPLISPPPHHDIYSIEDLAQLIHDLKCSNKDAGVHVKLVSEAGVGVIAAGVSKGKADSVLISGASGGTGASPQTSIKNAGLPWELGLAEAQQVLVENGLRSRIKVRVDGGMKTGRDVLVGALLGAEEYGFGTAPLITCGCLMLRQCHNNTCSVGVATQDEDLRERFPGDPEYVANYMRHMAQEVREYLAELGFESIEEAIGRVDLLEQKDIEHPKAKHVDLSELLWEPTGDDLQKTTEQNHGLDEKLDQELLAEAEPAIENGEGVSIDLRAGNEDRTLGAMLASEVSKNHGEDGLPEDTIDIDVEGTGGQSFGAFLTNGITMHLEGDANDYCGKGLSGGKLVVETPEDASYEADENILIGNVALYGATDGEAYFNGQGGERFAVRNSGVKTVVEGVGDHGCEYMTGGIAVILGDTGKNFGAGMSGGEAYVLDESDDFEDNVNKDMVSLEAVESERDVQMIKRMIENHVRYTGSEKGQEVLDNFEAYLDQFVKVMPDAYAAVVEERLADGEDIRISPPESPKTTATPTEGDD, encoded by the coding sequence ATGAAGCGCACAGTAGATGGAGCGACTGAAAACGGGCTGTACGACCCATCAGGTCAGAAGGCCAACTGCGGGGTCGGGGTCGTCCTCGATCTCTCGGGGGATCGCGAGCACGAGATCATCGAGGACGGACTCGACCTCCTCGAGAATCTCGATCACCGGGGAGCCCGCGGAGCGGAACCGAACACCGGCGACGGCGCCGGGATATTGATCCAGAAGCCACACGACTTCTTCACCGACGAGGTCGACGGACTGGGCGAGTTCGACGACTACGGTGTCGGCGTCGTCTTCTTCCCGAAGGACGAACCGAGCGAGGAACTCCGGGACCTGATCGAGGAGGCCGCCGACGAGGAAGGATTCGACGTCACCGCGTGGCGAGACGTCCCGACGAACAACGAGAGTCTGGGGGAGACCGCACGCGCCACCGAACCGGACGTCAAGCAGTTCTTCGTCGAGCCACAGGCTGACCTCGAAGCCGAGGAGATCGACTCCGGTCTCTACATCCTGCGCCGGGTTATCGAGAACCGCGTCGAAGACCAGCGGCCGGCCGGCAGCGATCGCTTCTACATCTGCTCTCTCGACCGCCGGAAGACCGTCTACAAGGGGCTGCTCACCAACGCACAGGTTCGGGAATACTACCCGGAACTCGGCGACGAACGGGTCGTCTCCCGACTGGCGTTCGTCCACTCGCGGTTCTCGACGAACACGCTCGGCGCGTGGGAACTCGCCCACCCCTACCGGAACATCATCCACAACGGCGAGATCAACACTCTGCGGGGGAACCTCAACTGGATGCAGGCCCGCGAAGCCGAACTGGAGAGTCCGGAATTTGGCGACGAAATTGATAAACTCAAACCGATCACCGACGAGGACCAGTCCGACACCGCGGTCGTCGACAACGTCCTCGAACTCCTCGTGGAAGGTGGGCGCTCGATGCCTCACGCCCTCCGGATGCTCGTCCCGGAAGCCTGGGAGCAGGACGACCAGCTCTCGGCAGACCGCGAGGACTGGTATCGCTACCACTCGACGATCAACGAGCCCTGGGACGGCCCGGCGCTGATCGCCTACACCGACGGCTACAAAGTCGGCGCAGTGCTGGACCGCAACGGCCTGCGACCCTGCCGGTACGTCGTCACCGAGGACGACCGACTCGTGATGGCCAGCGAGACGGGGGCGCTGGAAGTCGAGGAAGACAACGTCGTCCACAAAGATCGCCTCCAGCCGGGACAGATGTTCTACGCCGACCCCGACGAGGGCGGCATCGTCTCGGACGACGATATCTTCGACCGACTGACCGACGAGAAGTACGGCGAGTGGCTCGACGAACACGAGGTCCATCTCGAAGACCTCGACGGCGGCACCGAGGAGACGCCCACCTACGTCGACGACGAGATCACGGCCTACCAGCGCGCGTTCGGATACACGCTCGATCACGTCGAGCGCCTGGTCGAGCCGATGGCCGAGAAGGGCAAGGACCCCGTGGGGGCGATGGGTAACGACACGCCGCTGGCTGTCCTGTCGAGCCGGAACAAGACGCTGTTTACCTACTTCAAGCAGCTGTTCGCGCAGGTCTCGAACCCGCCGATCGACTACATCCGCGAGGAAACGGTCACGTCGCTCGAACAGCACGTCGGCCACCAGCGCAACCTGCTCGGGGAGACGCCCGAGCACTGCCGACAGCTCTACCTCGAATCGCCGATCCTCACCCGTCAGCAGCAGGCGAAAGTCACCGATATCGACCGAAACGGCATCACTGCCGAGACGATCGACATCACCTACGAGAAGGGCACGGACCTCGAAACCGCCGTCGACGAGATACGCGAGGAAGCCGCCGCTGCCGTCGAAAACGGCACCGAGATGCTCGTCCTCTCGGACCGCAACACGGGCCCGGATCGCGTTCCGATCCCGAGCCTGCTTGCGACGGGGGGCGTCCACCACCACCTCGTTCGCGAGGGCCTGCGCACGCGCACGGGATTGGTCGTCGAGAGCGGCCAGCCCTGTGCGGTCCATCACTTCTGTACGCTCGTCGGCTACGGTGCCGACGCCGTGACGCCGTACCTGGCCTACGAGACCATCGAGAACCTCGTCCACGAGGACATCGTCGACGAAGAGATTGACGACGCCCTCGAACACTACCGCCACGCCATCGAGGACGGGATCCAGAAGGTCATGTCCAAGATGGGTATCTCCACGCTGGAATCGTACAAAGGTGCCCAGATCTTCGAGGCGGTCGGTCTCGATTCGGACTTCGTCGAGGAGTACTTCCGCGGGACCGAGAACCGCACCGAAGGGATCGGTCTCGAAGAACTCGAACACGACGTGCTCGAACGCCACGAGTACGGCTTCGAGGCCCAGATCAGCGGCTCGCTCCACCTCGATCAGGGTGGCGAACTCAACTGGCGCCGTGACGGCGAGTTCCACCAGTGGAACCCGAGCACGATCGGCACGCTTCAGGACGCCACCCAGAACGACGATTACGAGGCCTACAAGGAGTTCGCCTCGATGATCAACGACCAAGAGGAGCGCCTGCAGACCCTCCGCGGGCTGCTGGACTTCGACACCGAGGAGCGCGAATCGATCCCCATCGAGGAGGTCCAGCCGGTCGAGGAGATCACCCAGCGCTTCTTCTCGGGGTCGATGTCGTTCGGCTCGCTCAGCAAGGAAGCCCACGAGACCCTCGCCGCGGGGATGAACCGCGTCGGCGGCTTCGCGGGCACGGGCGAAGGTGGTGAACCCGTCGAACGGTTCGGCACCGAACGCGAATGTGCGAACAAACAGGTCGCTTCGGGCCGCTTCGGAGTGACGAGCTACTACCTCGCCAACGCCGAGATGCTGGAGATCAAGATGGCCCAGGGATCGAAACCCGGTGAAGGTGGCCATCTCCCCGGTGAGAAGGTCAACGAGATTATCGCCGACACCCGCTCGACGACGCCGGGTGTGCCGCTGATCTCGCCGCCGCCACACCACGACATCTACTCGATCGAGGATCTGGCCCAGCTCATCCACGACCTCAAATGTTCGAACAAGGACGCTGGCGTCCACGTCAAACTCGTCTCCGAGGCGGGCGTGGGCGTCATCGCGGCCGGCGTCTCGAAAGGCAAGGCCGACTCGGTCCTCATCTCGGGCGCGTCCGGCGGGACCGGGGCCTCCCCACAGACGTCGATCAAGAACGCGGGCCTGCCGTGGGAGCTCGGGCTGGCCGAGGCCCAGCAGGTGCTCGTCGAGAACGGGCTGCGCTCGCGGATCAAGGTCCGTGTCGACGGCGGCATGAAGACCGGCCGCGACGTGCTGGTCGGCGCCCTGCTCGGAGCCGAGGAGTACGGATTTGGTACTGCGCCGCTCATCACCTGTGGCTGTCTTATGCTACGGCAGTGTCACAACAACACCTGTTCGGTCGGCGTCGCGACGCAGGACGAGGACCTGCGGGAGCGGTTCCCCGGCGACCCCGAGTACGTCGCCAACTACATGCGCCACATGGCTCAGGAGGTCCGGGAATATCTGGCCGAACTCGGCTTCGAGTCCATCGAGGAAGCGATCGGCCGGGTCGACCTGCTCGAACAGAAAGACATCGAGCATCCCAAGGCCAAGCACGTCGACCTCTCGGAACTCCTCTGGGAGCCGACGGGCGACGACCTGCAGAAGACGACCGAGCAGAACCACGGCCTGGACGAGAAACTCGACCAGGAACTGCTCGCCGAGGCCGAGCCCGCCATCGAAAACGGCGAGGGCGTCTCGATCGATCTGCGGGCCGGCAACGAGGACCGGACCCTGGGCGCGATGCTCGCCTCGGAAGTCTCGAAGAACCACGGCGAAGATGGCCTGCCCGAGGACACCATCGACATCGATGTCGAGGGCACGGGCGGCCAGTCCTTCGGTGCGTTCCTCACCAACGGGATCACGATGCACCTGGAAGGCGACGCCAACGACTACTGCGGCAAGGGGCTCTCGGGCGGCAAACTCGTCGTCGAAACCCCGGAGGACGCGAGCTACGAAGCCGACGAGAACATCCTCATCGGCAACGTTGCCCTCTACGGCGCGACCGACGGTGAGGCGTACTTCAACGGCCAGGGTGGCGAGCGCTTCGCGGTCCGCAATTCCGGCGTGAAAACGGTCGTCGAAGGCGTGGGCGACCACGGCTGTGAGTACATGACCGGCGGGATTGCGGTCATCCTCGGCGACACGGGCAAGAACTTCGGAGCCGGCATGTCCGGCGGCGAAGCCTACGTCCTCGACGAGTCTGATGACTTCGAGGACAACGTCAACAAGGACATGGTCAGTCTGGAGGCCGTCGAGAGCGAACGAGACGTCCAGATGATCAAGCGGATGATCGAGAACCACGTCCGCTACACGGGCAGCGAGAAAGGCCAGGAGGTCCTCGACAACTTCGAGGCCTACCTCGACCAGTTCGTGAAGGTCATG
- a CDS encoding DUF7342 family protein, with protein MSDDLTPDEFADVNEAVGEEWESETTPYERVRQVIAHTYSPVSAATAADEARTTPKTARKHLSALADEGFVVTDTGEHGGTTYRRSPESLVVEQAADILEHVSIEDLRARITEMREQLQDYRTEYGVASPDELTIEQTNQTLSERDSARSRIDAETLRDWQTTRRNLAFANAALSIATAERFVDGDAGPTDDSIPV; from the coding sequence ATGAGCGACGACCTCACACCGGACGAGTTCGCGGACGTCAACGAGGCGGTCGGCGAGGAGTGGGAGTCGGAGACGACACCCTACGAGCGTGTTCGCCAGGTGATCGCCCACACCTATTCACCTGTCTCGGCGGCAACTGCCGCAGACGAGGCACGGACCACACCGAAGACGGCACGGAAACACCTGAGCGCGCTCGCCGACGAGGGATTCGTCGTCACCGACACGGGCGAACACGGCGGGACGACGTATCGACGGTCACCGGAGTCGCTCGTGGTCGAACAGGCCGCGGACATCCTCGAACACGTCTCGATCGAGGATCTTCGGGCACGTATCACGGAGATGCGCGAGCAACTCCAGGACTATCGGACAGAGTACGGCGTCGCCTCTCCGGACGAGCTGACCATCGAGCAGACGAATCAGACCCTCTCGGAGCGTGATTCCGCTCGGTCGCGGATCGACGCCGAGACGCTTCGAGACTGGCAGACGACGCGTCGAAATCTGGCGTTCGCGAACGCGGCGCTCTCGATCGCGACCGCCGAGCGGTTTGTCGACGGCGACGCAGGACCGACTGACGACAGTATTCCCGTCTGA
- a CDS encoding helix-turn-helix domain-containing protein translates to MRYLRAKLDLPPELRHPMQEWIRETDHIEREELLTWNVLPGRDHEYALFYVVGDQDAYREAVRGVDSISDVTLTTIDDGSFYSYVCQQTREADDAWRMVFADLNLVVMPPIVYDSRARTHMTIVGEAESLSTLVEQLEAGPGLGVEVLELGEFDRRHGTIAGDLTDRQLELVETAAELGYYAVPREASLADVATEVDVARSTASTVLRRAESNVMQALVGN, encoded by the coding sequence ATGCGCTACCTCCGCGCGAAACTCGACTTGCCGCCCGAATTACGACACCCGATGCAGGAGTGGATCCGCGAGACGGACCATATCGAGCGCGAGGAACTGCTGACCTGGAACGTCCTCCCAGGGAGAGACCACGAGTACGCGCTGTTCTACGTCGTCGGGGACCAGGACGCCTACCGCGAGGCCGTCCGAGGGGTCGACTCGATATCCGACGTCACGCTCACGACCATCGACGACGGAAGTTTCTACAGCTACGTCTGCCAGCAGACCCGCGAGGCCGACGACGCCTGGCGGATGGTCTTCGCCGACCTGAATCTCGTGGTGATGCCACCCATCGTCTACGACAGTCGTGCTCGGACCCATATGACTATTGTCGGAGAAGCGGAGTCGCTGAGCACGCTGGTCGAGCAACTCGAAGCCGGTCCCGGACTGGGCGTCGAGGTGCTGGAACTGGGCGAATTCGATCGCCGGCACGGGACGATCGCCGGGGACCTGACAGATCGCCAGCTCGAACTGGTCGAGACCGCTGCAGAACTGGGGTACTACGCGGTGCCCCGGGAAGCCTCGCTGGCGGACGTGGCTACCGAGGTTGATGTGGCGCGGAGTACCGCCTCGACAGTGCTTCGCAGGGCAGAGTCGAACGTCATGCAAGCGCTCGTTGGGAACTGA